Proteins from a single region of Macrotis lagotis isolate mMagLag1 chromosome 2, bilby.v1.9.chrom.fasta, whole genome shotgun sequence:
- the LOC141511498 gene encoding olfactory receptor 2T29-like, with product MKKTIWMKNKTLETDFTLLGLFSQSKYSTLFYSLIFIIFIVALTGNVTLIFLIQSDSHLHTPMYFFICQLSLMDMMYISVTVPKMLLDQVTGIHNISAPSCGIQMFLYLTLMGAEVFLLAAMSYDRYVAICHPLRYPVLMNQRVCILLAVVCWFLGSIDGFLITPITMNFPICKSREIQHFFCEVPALLKLSCSDTSLYETLMYLCCVLMLLIPVIVISSSYSLILLTVFRMNSATGRRKAFLTCSSHITVVILFYGAAVYNYMLPPSYHTAEKDVMVSVFYTILTPVLNPLIYSLRNKDVTAALKKMLWSELVLANFQK from the coding sequence ATGAAAAAAACAATATGGATGAAGAATAAAACTTTGGAAACTGATTTCACCCTTTTGGGGCTCTTTAGCCAAAGCAAATATAGTACTCTCTTCTACTCactgatatttattattttcatagtgGCTCTGACTGGGAATGTCACTTTGATCTTTTTGATTCAAAGTGATTCCCATCTCCATACTCCCATGTACTTCTTCATCTGCCAGCTTTCCCTCATGGACATGATGTATATCTCTGTCACTGTTCCCAAGATGCTGTTGGATCAGGTGACTGGAATTCATAATATCTCTGCCCCAAGCTGTGGGATCCAAATGTTCCTCTATTTAACACTTATGGGGGCTGAAGTCTTCCTTTTGGCAGCCATGTCCTATGACAGGTATGTGGCCATTTGTCACCCTCTCCGCTACCCCGTCCTCATGAACCAAAGAGTTTGCATCCTTCTAGCAGTTGTCTGTTGGTTCTTGGGCTCCATTGATGGTTTCTTGATAACCCCTATCACCATGAACTTCCCAATTTGTAAATCCCGAGAGATCCAGCATTTCTTCTGTGAGGTCCCTGCCTTGTTGAAACTCTCCTGCTCAGATACCTCCCTTTATGAGACTCTCATGTACCTGTGCTGTGTCCTTATGCTCCTCATACCTGTAATAGTTATTTCAAGCTCTTACTCCCTTATTCTCCTCACAGTATTTAGGATGAATTCAGCTACTGGTCGTAGGAAAGCATTTCTCACATGTTCCTCCCACATAACTGTTGTTATTCTCTTCTATGGAGCTGCTGTCTATAACTACATGCTTCCTCCTTCTTATCATACTGCTGAAAAGGATGTGATGGTGTCTGTCTTCTACACTATCCTCACACCTGTTCTGAACCCTCTAATCTACAGTCTCAGAAATAAAGATGTCACAGCAGCTTTGAAGAAAATGCTATGGTCAGAGCTGGTTTTAgctaattttcaaaaatag